The genome window ATGGGAGGGACCACGGAGAAAGGAACAGTTTCATTACATTCTATCCCTAAGAAGGATATTCCTGTAAGAGGGGAAGGAAAGAAGACGAAACGGGAATAACCATTGAATTCCTTGAGACGTAGGGGAAACATAAGACGCACAGAACCCTCGAATAGGGTTCGACCGACACACCCTGCTAGTTCTTTCCCAGCAGGACTGTCCAAACTCGTATacggtaaaaataaaataaaaacgatCGCAACGTATCGAGGGCAGCTTTCCGTAAATCGGGAAAATATCGATccatttatttctgtttttgcTTCAACTAATTTTTTCCTTTACTTTTATTTCTTCTCTTTATTTCTCTCGGGCTATAGACTTGACCAAAAATAGCTATACCTAACGGAGGAATCCTTACTTAGcgtgctctctctctctctctccctctatcCCCCCTCggtcgctctctctctctctctctctctctttctcccgaGCTCAGGAGAAATTGTCTTGCGAACGGAGGCTATCGATCGTCCAGTTTCTCCCCTGCGAGCGAGTGCCGCGCACAGCACTGCACGATGTCGGCATGGTACGACACCATACGCCACAACGTGGCATCCTAGTCGAATTTTCAAATGTGcaatttaaaaacatttttcggtctttcttttttcgtttgtaacttttttttttctcgatgaAAGATATTATCGCTTGAACCGTTAAAACATTTgtagaaaaagtcgattaacgaTAAAAGCATCGCCGATACTGAAATAAGTCTCCGATATACCAATATGCGTTTTCTAATGAACTGTGAGAAAACTGGTAATAAATTGATAGAATATTAATACGATCAACGTTAGAACCGAGTCCAATTTACATTTGAAACAAAGCTAGGGTTTTACTTGCTTCATTGTTTTAATATATGATTCTTTAATTCGTTGATTCTACTCACGAAAAGTTAAATACGCGGCtacaatattttttctttttttattcttgTATTCATTTACATAGAAATAGATCCAATGTTTATCCCACAATGTGGTAAAATCTATTCCTTGAATTTTCAATGAAAAAGTGTTTCCTTGCTGGTGGTTTATCGGATATTATTGCAGAGTTTCGTGCATTTTACTCGTATTGTTCGTCATCGAAGGaggtttttttaaataaattcaactcGAAGCATTCTAGAAGCACATACAGGCATACCCGCTTCATTGCACAGCATCGCATATAACCTAATAGTTTCGTTAAACGTCGGCCAAACTCGGTTATCTTCGCAAGACTTTCCATCCACGAAAATAGACCAACCAATGTCTAACGGCCGTTTGTGCTTTTTCCCCAAGGGACAACCAACTCGAAGTTTCTCTCGAGAGGACCGAATGTTTacgattttcaattttatgCAACCTAACATTCATAACGATCATTTTCTCTTGCATCTTCCGTTTACTAAGATGGCCTCCAACTTACAGTAATGGTACTACTTTAACCGGATtactaatattttttataattttctatcacGCGTAGTAACTACACCTTCAATTACTTATGACACTGCAGAAACAGAGAAATCTCAGTTATCTTAGCATTACATTACTTACTTACGCGAGCGTATGTGTATCTACGTATTCTTTACacgcgcacgcacgcacgcacgcacgcacgcacgcacacatTTTTTTTAACATCAAGACGCATATATCGTTTTTCTGATATTAAAAAATGTACAACTTCAGAAGCATCTTTAACTCCCGTTTTAATATCTTTTCCAATGGTATAGATATAACAACATCCACTGCTTGCCCTACGGTTCGATAACTTTTTTCGATAAGATCGTACGCCACATGCATACAtattcaaaatttcaatgactAGCGAATACTTAATAAGGTAAAGTGCACTCATGGATGTTTTATAGACGTTTATCGCGTGCTTGTTCGCTTTAAAGACAGAAAAGATATGTATCGGTTATTCTATTTGACGTATTACAAGTACCTATGCATTACAAGGTTTACATTCGCTGAAAAACAACCAccgatatttctttttttcttcgctTGTTCTTTTTTGAACATTCTTACTCCGAATGACGACGAATCGTTGACTCCAGGCGGTTCGATTAGTTTTTTTTCGTTAATACGATCCTGTCGTTGTCGACGTTAAATAGagacagaaaaaaaagaaatgttaaGTAACGGTGGTATCGTCCTATTTTGAATGAAAATAATGCGGTAAATTGACACATTCTCGTATTTTTTGCGCAAGTAAAATTCAAGTTACGGAAGAATAAAGGACGATATCCTTTGAATCGTCGCAAGCGAACACAGACCAGGGTATTAAACATCGATTAATCAGAGAAATCGCAAGCCATTCTTGATGCGAGCAACATCGATGAACCAATTTTCACAACCGTGTAGATTCGTGTAAAGGTAAGTAATATTTCAAGTGTTTTTTAGACAACGTGTCACTTTTTAAGCGAGCAACGTCGATAAACAACAAGTTTGTTGGTTGCGCTAGAGTTGAAATTTTCTTGTGAAACAACTAACGTATGACTCGCTGTTGTCCTGACTGTATACGATTCTTGTCTTCAAGTCCGTACCAACGAGTGTAGCTGACAAACGGAAGATTCATTGTTGCGTACGCGTCAGTTTATTCGTTTGTATCTGTTGGTGGAACTCGTTTACGGTATACCTCGAACGTATCGAAAATAGCCTATTATGGCTGTTCCataaaagataaaaataaaatattgcaaGATGACTCGGTAATCGATGTCGCTATCATCCAGTTATTAAAAAGCAAATGAAACGTAATCGCCGGTTTGTTTGTCGCTTTATGTCAGTCAGCTGTGTGCATATAGCGATTACGGTAGAAGAGAGAATAAAGATGATGGAAGAATGGGGAAAAGAAAGAGCAGAATCGTCGATGAAAGGAAGGTTGAAAGTTTCGATGTTAGTAGAAAGGTGGTAAGGAGCGTTAGGAAATGAAAGGCAGAGAGAGCGTGTACTTACCATGAACCATAAGGGCGAAAACTGCTATCGCGATCAAGTTTCTTAGCcactcgttgcgcatttttCTTTCCGCTATCCAAAGATTCCGGGATGCCGTGAATCACGAACGAGATTTGAAATTGGATGTTATCGCATGTTgtcgaatattgatggaaagttgCGAGGGCAAGACCAAATAAGGGTTAACAAAATGAAAGACACAGAAAGCACGCACGTCGAGGATACCGGTGAGGTTAAACCGGTAAGAGCGAGCACTCGCGAGAGGATTCTCCTTTGGAGTTTGGAGCACAGCAGAGTAGCTTTCCAGGCGAGAGGCGTATCTTTCGGGGTGACACTCGCGAGCGCCTCATTTCCATGCCATTACACGTTACCACAAACTACACGTACGTATGTACAAGACACGCGCACCCATACCTACATCATACCCACCCACGCGCACGCAGCACCTACGTGCCACCGTGTGTACGTACAATAGGTACGCGTGTATGCGTACACGTTTCACTACGTATTCGCGTATATTCTCGCGTAAAGTAACGTAGCGTCAATGCACTGGCTGTCGGCCAATCACCACCAATCCCATTCTTATCAGAGAAAACCGACGACGAGCGCTTTTGCAAGACGAACTTCTGACATCGCCGAGCCCTGGCCgcgcgcacgcacgcacgcaggcATCCACGCACACGCACCAAACCCGCCTCTACGTATTCGAAATAACGTTTATACGCGCGTGTACACAAGTGCGCGTacgacggcgacgacgacgaccaGAACACACATACATGCACGTAGGCACATATCGATAGGAGCAAGAAAACGGCGGCCGGAGATCAGCACCAACGCACCGAACGACGTCCTTCTTCTAGCATACTTTCATCCTCTTTACCAACGAATACTGCTATTCTAATTTTTTGATCGATCCAAGCCGCGCGTCCTCATTGCCGCCGACAAACGTACGACCACTGCTGACTCGAGGCGGTTAATACCTTTTGCAATCTACGCATCTGTCGGTCTCGTCGAGTCTGTAATCGGGCCATCGGTTGTTCCGTTTCTTCGTGCAACAGCATTTCTTCGAAAATCGATCGCTTCGTGACCGACCGTTACGATACGAGTCGCTTCTCGGTTTATCCAACGAAAGCTATTCCTACTTGTCCTTGCAATTGCCATTTTTTCCAATTAACCAACACACTTTTATTATCGTAAATAATACGAGGATCGTGCGTGCCTGCCTGCGTGCCTGCGTGCCTGCGTGCCTCTGcaatcgaataaaaaaaaaatgaaattttaactaAACGATCGTTCCACCATCGTTAAATCCAACCAACGCGACGGTCAAGTCACGACTGTGGGTGCAGCAATTCTTTTGGAACACCACGCGGCCCTTCGGTTACGTTCGAGTATCCTCGTTCGTTCTCGGCTTTGCTTCGGCTACGCTTCGACTTTGCTTCGGCTACGCTTCCACTTCGCTTCGGCTTTCGGCGGCCCAAGTCGACTCGGCCTCGGCTTCAGTCTCGACCTCGGTCTCAGTCTCGATCGTCGCTGGGGGGGTAAAGTTCTATCGCGTATACCTGGATCCTCTACTATAGAACAATACAAGTATGCATGTAGAAAAATGTAGACATACCACTATAATTGCATTTACAAGTCGAGTAAAATTGTACACGCGTATTCGGTAGACCAGAGACGACTGCTCGTCAGCTCGCCATTGCTTTTTTCAAAAGTATCCTTATCGGAGAAACAACGTAGGCAGGTACCGGTCCAACTTTCAGTCGTACATCGTTCAAATTATCCACGAATATCGATTAACTATCCAATATAATAGAATCTATAGATTGCGATTAAACTCGGAATAGAGGGAAGAAAAACTAGATTGTTTCTTTTCCAATAAGAAGCTTGTTTCGTTAGTTGTCGGACAAGAGTATCGTTAGAGTATTATTAGTAATTGACGTAAATTTAGCGTATAATATAACGAAATGCGATAGAATGGTAAGTTATTATGCGTAACGACGGTAAAGGGAATCGAACGACTCGCGCTGTTAAGTGGTTTCTAATTAAAAGAGACGATTGCGTAGAGAAATGCAGAAATAATGAAAAGCGAACGCGAGCTTTTCGATGCGAAAGGTATCTCGATGTAGCAGCCAATTTAAAAGAGAATGTACAAGACAACAATAATAGGGTAGGAACGGGAGGGAAAATACGTATAAAGGGAATAAAGAGAAGATACACAGCCATGTCCACTCCTGATACCGGAAATGGATCGACTGGTCAAATAATCGTCAACTTCCTTTCGCAAATAACCGGAAACAGTAGAGAAGTACATAGCAGGAGGTAAAATAATTAGTTTATATCGATCTAAAAGTAGTAGGATTTATCTAGAAAACTAGCTAAACAGAAACTAAGAAGGGTCCGTTCTTTTTCCTAAATCGTACCTGAGGTTTTAACAAAGATAAGAAACACGAGAGATCATTGTGGGATTTCGGAACGATGATATGGAAATTAATGCTGTTTGAGAGTTGGAGTCGAATCGcgtaataaaaatgatttatcgTATAAAAGTAGAATTCGGAAAAGTAAGTGGACAAAAGATTTCTAAATGCAGTATCGGCAAGTATTATTGCCTGTATTTACATAATTAATTGTGGAAGAAAAGAGGATCTCTAGATCGAGATTGAAACCCGGATCTTCCCGCTTACTGGACGATTGCTTTATTCATTAAGCTATCCAGGTCATCGACGATTCCTTCCCTCTGTAAGCCTCGTAATGCACAATATGGCTGCTGTCTACATTATAACGTTTTCTTACTGGATTTTCCATTATTTCGTACACAAACGAACATATTTTCACCTAATTTCGTATTGTTTCGCATGGAATAACAACACTTTGCCTTAGGGATAGAATCagtgttggaaaaattatttattattaaaaaattatacacGTCGAGTAGATATCGTTACATGTTAAAGTGAAAAGATTTAGTGCCGCCCATTCGAGTATTCGTCGATGCTGGTAACTCATTCTCAAAATCGCAGAATCGTTTAGCGTGCGAGAAATAACGATAAAGGTCTAATACTATTTGACGACGCGTTCTGTTGAAAAATTCGCCGATGATTTCGTGGACGTGTTTCGTACCGGGCCGTTTCCATAGTATATGTCTGGAAAAAGATACTAAAGTACATTCTGTTACTGAACGATAGCTCGATAGCTCGATAGCTCGATAGCTCGATAGCATCGAAGTTAAGAGATTGGTGAGCGGTGATGGATGGCAAAGAATAGCTCAGAATGCATAAATTAAACGTTGCAAGTAATAGAAACGATACGTTTTCACGTACAGTTTTTGTTACGCGTACGGTAAATTTGTCGTTTCGGTGAAATGTATGGGTTTTTTAAATTCCctaatacgtatgtatgtatgtatgttgaaatataaaaattgataaGATAAAAAGTAAGTTACCTAAGTAAAATCGAGATTAAACCTTTGATTTCTGGAtggtttttcaaataaatttcattttcgtCTCTGTCGATGGTTTTTCTTCGATTCAGCTTTCTTATCTGGCGCTTGTTTAAAGCGCCgatatcgtaatttcgcataccaTGAGCCGGATCCTTGGGATGGAAATGACGGTAAAGTTTCGGAAATTGATCCATTGAAGTGTATCCGGTGTCGAATCGAACAACATAACCGGATATTATGAACAGACGCGTCAACGCGCAAACGTAGTTGCAATCACGATTACTTAGACGATTGAAAATGTTCCGTGAACCGAGGAAGAAAATCGTGGATAGAAAATACGTATGTAGATGTTTCAGTCTCGTAAAGAAAAACGTTTTCGTATCGCCTGTTGAAATAGTTGCCAAGCAACGAAATAAAGAATATTGTTGCTCGGTGCGACTTACGTTCGGAATATATTGTACCGGAACCTACATACTTGTGTACGCGTAATAGATTGAGAGGAAAAGTAACGAAAGAGAGGTGTTTAATCGATAAATGCGAACGCGACCAGTAGGTAGTCGAATAGGAACGTTGAGTCAAGTATCCGAATTAGCGGCATAATAGAGATATGTACAAAAAAGATTGAATGCAAGAGGAAGCAACGTGGGATAATTATTAAAGGGCACGGAATAGATGAACGGTGATTGTTGATCttttgatcgatcgatcgatcgactaTTTGTTTCGAAAATAAACATGTTAGAGAAGCGACCTGTTTGAAGTGTCCCACCTtgtatagaggataaaagcggctaGTTGGTGCAATCGTACCGGGACACACGGGTACACGTGTATAGGTACGCGTATGCCTGAAATATTGTCAAGTTGGGAATAAAATTGTATCGTTGTATCGAAGAATTTCGGTCGTATTAATGAGGATGTAGCGATACCAATAGGTAAATACGCGCGCGTATAGGCATAGGTAGAGGTCCGCGCTGTAACTATACAGATATCCGAAGTAGGATGTTTCCAAGTAGCCGATGCTCTTTATATCGAAGTTGTAAAATCCCTACTCCCCTGCGTAACCGAGGATTAGTTTAGCAGTGTTGAATAACCCTCGGCGATCGAAGGAACACGTCACTTAAAACCGTCTAAATCCACGCGCATCAGGTTGTTCACCTATACTAGATTAAATCCAAGGTAGACACGATAAAATTACGCAAATTGAGCGCTCGAGTCCACTCTATTCCTTGAAGTACTCCTACAATTACATGACCCACATGAACGACACGTACGGATAAAATATACCGGGAACGCGATCCATGTCAACCATGATCACCGCTTACCGTCCAACGCCTAGATTTCGTTACTCAATGTCGCAACGATACCAAATACCGACTTACATTAGTATCAACTAACTCGCGCAATTCTGCTCGTATAAACTACCCGACGCGTATTAGATTTCTTACCGTAATTGGGACAGGAGAATCCGATCCTCGATCGTACCGCATATTTTTATACCGTATCGAGCGAATTTCGATTTATCATCGATCTTGTTCAGAAAAATTCCAACACGGATAATTGCGATCCAAGCGTGTAGGTGCGTGCCAATGTCACTCGATTTAAATTtaacataataataatgataagaaGAAGAATGGTACGTCTCTATACGTATGCTACCCTTTGACATTTTCCTCTCTATTATCTACGATTTACGTATCTATAGGTATAAGGTTAAGAGCAACAAGATAGTAAAAAGTTTAGGTATCTATCGACTGGTTTCTTTTTTATTCAAGATAAAgataaaagaaatttgtttattaATCGAGATAGGTAAAATTgcctatataaatatattttgcccGTTAACACGTACGTGACGCGTTATCCCAGTCATGAAACGGCATAAAAGAAAAGAGGTGTCAGTATGGCGATACGATAAAGAATTTACTCGTTGGAAGCGAAGATTTTGACAAACGTATTGTTCGTTGGAATAAAAAGTTTGTTGCGATGAAAGGCAAAGGCACGATCAATTACGTTCACCTATACAGCGAGAATGATTGCGAGAATGATGAGCGGTGGAAATAGATGGTGGTGTACATGAGACAGTACGTTGAATACAGTGGGGCGTACGTATCCCCGAAGAAAAGTCGAGGGCGGAGTCAAGTTGGAGCAACTGGTATAAAATCCACGGTAACGGAAAGCGACGACACGCAGTTGTTAGAGAAACATCGGAACGTTATTAAGATAtcgatcaacatgatggattacAAAGTAATTCTTGACCTTTCTCCCTTTTTCTATCATCTCTATGGAAGAGAGAAATTTTCGTTTAAATGTTGTCGAtggttaaaggaaataaaaaaaaaaagaaaaatgtaatTTAAGAGAAAAGAATAAATGAAGGGAAGAGAGATCGTAAAATTGTCGATATAAGCACGAGGAGGTTGTTATAAATGAATGTAATATTGGTTTGTTTAAATGTATGCAGATTATTGGTTATTTGGCCACTTTGGTAACTGTCGCCCAGGCAGGAATACTTGGGCCAGGCGCAGGATTAATCGCTGCTCCTGCCGGAGCCGCAGTGGCAGCGGCACTCCCAGCGCCAGCCGCCGCTGCAGTCGTCAGAACTGAGCATTACGATCCGAATCCTCAATACAGTTTTAGTTACAGCGTCGCCGATGGTCTTACAGGTACGTACGTAGGATCGTTAACGTTTGATCGAATAGAGTCGGTGGTATAACAGCGGCGATCTTTTGACAAACTTTTAAGGTGATAACAAGGCCCAAGAGGAGACTCGTAACGGCGACGTGGTTCAGGGTAGTTACAGTTTaatcgagccagatggttcgcGTCGAGTGGTCTCGTACGCTGCCGACCCCATCAACGGTTTCAACGCTGTCGTTCAAAAAGACCCCAGCATCACGGTCAAGACCGCAACAGCCGTGCGACCGGTACTCGCACGACCAACCTCGGTAATAGCCGCGCCTTCCGCCGCTGCCGCCACTGTAGCCGTTCGTCCCCAGGTCTGTTCTCTAATCTCGTTTACCAGTGCTATGCCTTGCTCTCGATCCGACCACTCGTTTCAAATAACCGTTTGCTCGTTGCACAGGCCGCACTGCTCGGTGCACCTCTATTGAGACAACCGTTgctagcagcagcagcagcagctccGGCGGTGGCCACTACGAACCTAGTCACAGCGAATACAGGATTAGTAGGTCTCGGCCTGGGACTCGGGTTAAGGCAAGGCTCCCTGTACGGTACGCAGGCTCTGCTCACAAGTCCTTACGGCGCCGGAGGCATCGTCAAAGTGCACTAGACGACCGATCCTagtgcgacgcgacgcgactcgGCTTGATTCGATTTCACTCGTTTTACTCGAATCCCATTCTCTTTATCTCCATTTTCCTCTGCTTTTATTCGCGCTTTTCTTAACCCAGACCCTGAAACGCGCGACCAGAAACTTAGcatcgccgccgccgccgccgactATTTTCATCGATACCGTTGCATAAGTCTGCATCTATCCTCTTTTACAACCCCTTCTTTATTATCATCGATTATTCCATCCGACCGTTATCGCCGTTTCGTTAGCAATCCTGCTCACCGATACACTCGCGTCGTGGGTATCTTGTTCCGCTTCCGTTCCAAAATATTTCTTTCTATGCTTCGCGGTAAAGACAGAATAACGAGCAAGCTTCGAAAACATTTAAAGAAACACGATTCCAGAAACCTTGGACCACCAGAACGACGTGGCTATCCATCCGACCGTCCTTTCCATCCGTTTCCcactttttcattttattttatttcgaaacGTAATCGTGATTGAAACGCCCCGCCACGCGACAGTTTTCGTTATCGTCCACTCTGACGAAGCATCGCAACGACGCTCGCATCTTTACTTGATTCGCTTAAAGAGCAAACTTTACAATATTGCGGATAACTATACGTATATTTATAGGAAATATAGTATACTCGCGCATTTTACAATAGACGATAAGCCTCCTCGGCGAACAAACAGAGTTAAATCGAACAGGATCCTCTATCGATCACCGCTTTACTTACTCGCACTTGTCCGTCATTAATTGGAAAGTTCCAAAGATGGAAAGTGTAGACGAGATACGAGCGACGAGACGTATGTACATATGTACGCGTTTCTACCGaagatacattttttttttttagacgaGTACCATTACTGGATAAAAAATAAATCTATTATTTAGCAAAGATCCGACAGAGTCGTTTAATATTTGCATCAACCTTGGATTAAAAATACTTAAACGCTTAGGTTGGCTTACGTCGATTTAACGAGAACAAGAAAATGGATACGTTCCTCGACAACGTTCATGTTACAGAACCGAGTGAAATCGTAAATGCAACAACGTATCGTCTCCTTCGACCTGGACTAACACTATTTTTCCCTTCGCTTCGCAAAATTGTACATTGTATACTCGAAAACTATGGATACGCATTTTCACATTCGACAACGGCGCTTTGGAAACACTGCGGTCaggattgaaatatttttagcgCGCCAATGACAGGTGTCTTTAATAAATCGCACGGTTAAAATGAACGCGTATTAACGAGCAAAAATAAAAAGGAACCTTTTAAACGAACGGTATGcaattattttcaataaaacCACTCAATCGAGTTTCTCTATCTTAGACTCGTATCTGAAATTATGTCGTACAAATTTATTCCCTTCCTCTCTCTCTGTTAGACGTTCCTTATTGTTTGGcgtaataaaaattcaacgttaaCCTCCATTTCCGTTAACCTTTAAACCGTGCTCGACAAGTAGCTGAATTATGAATGTGGAGAAAAGAATATTACCATATCGTTGAGATATTGGTAAACGACACTATTAGAAAAATCCATTAAAAGTAGACaagttttgggtttctcagggttATAATAAATACATTCACCGATCCATAATAGCATCGCGTTATTAAcgatgatagtaagcaaccccATACCAGAAGGGATGCCTAACCGTGCTCGACGGCTGCtacgaaattttctttttcgttgcATTTGCTTCGTTGTTTTTTGTTCGTAAAATGTATCGGAAACGGATCGGCGAGAACAAGGCGTTCCGAAACACGTTATTAAATACGAAACTACCTGTCTTTTGGTATATTTAAGGCGTGGAGATAATAGAATCCCACCTAACAGCTCCTCTCGTCAGCATACGCGTTTCGACAGGATTAGTTAGTCGTTTTGGTCATTCTTGCCGCGGTTTATTTTTAATGGTTTCGTCTTgtttaaattttaatcgcaatcgAAGGCGTTCCCGTTATATTAGCAATTTCCCTGTCGGATTTTCTTCGTTTCcataatttttgaata of Colletes latitarsis isolate SP2378_abdomen chromosome 3, iyColLati1, whole genome shotgun sequence contains these proteins:
- the Cpr5 gene encoding cuticular protein 5 — encoded protein: MMDYKIIGYLATLVTVAQAGILGPGAGLIAAPAGAAVAAALPAPAAAAVVRTEHYDPNPQYSFSYSVADGLTGDNKAQEETRNGDVVQGSYSLIEPDGSRRVVSYAADPINGFNAVVQKDPSITVKTATAVRPVLARPTSVIAAPSAAAATVAVRPQAALLGAPLLRQPLLAAAAAAPAVATTNLVTANTGLVGLGLGLGLRQGSLYGTQALLTSPYGAGGIVKVH